The DNA window GTTTGCTCGACCAGTTACCTTTAAGCGCCAATGATAAGCTGACGCCCTGGCTGATGGAGGGCTTGTCGTTGCTGTCGGATAGGGACTGTCGCCTTGCCCATCAACTGGTGGGAGATTTGCTTGAGAAACTCAAACAGAATACTCAGAGATAAACGGCACTGACGCCGGACTGCTGCTGACCCATAATTGAAACTACCAGCGGTTGTTACACTTCAGGCCATGATTTTCAGCAATAGTGCCAGCCTTTTCCACGCTCTTAGGCCAGCAAAAGGCGGCAGCATTAAACTGCCGGGCTTGTCGCTTTGTCTTGCTCTGGTGCTGTTTTTGAGTGCTTGTACTCCCAATGCAGAGGATCTTTGGAAGGACTACCAGGACCGCCTTGAGCGGGTACTGGTGCAAAGTCTAAGTTCAAAAACCACTCCCTCTGACGTGCCCGTTTTTGTCCCGCCTCCCAAGCGTCGTTGGCCCGATGCTCAGGTCAACATTTCCCTGCTGCAACTGGCCAAAATTGCCCAGTGCCCATTGGGGCGATTGATTGCCGAGCACAATAACAGCCTTGGCAAGGTCGCACAGCCAAGCCAGCGTTTGGCATACCAGCTGAATTTTATTCGCCTTGCCCCCGAATGCATTGCTTCCCTCAATAAGGCCCAGTCGGACGAGGCCGCGCTAAGGAGCGTGCTGCAAGCCGAACGGCAGGCCAAGATAGGCAGCGCGATGCAGGACTTACGGTTTATGCTGGAGCAGGACAGCACTCTGAGGCAAAAACTCGCTCCGGGCCACGGACTTGACAGTCGGCAACCACTAGGGGGCTTGAGCGAGACCCAATTGGCATTCAATATGCTGTTTGTACTCAAACAAGCCATTGCACTGGCTGACTGGGAGAAGCTCAACACCGAGTCTGTGGAGCAAGCCCTGGGCGAGTTGCACCGCAGTGACCTTATAGCCGGATATATGCTAAGCCTGGCCCAGAGCCTGACGGCACTTGAAGGTCTCAACCAGGAGCTCTCCCAGGCCAAGGGGTTTTTATGTCAACCGGGACGCAATAAAAACCGTCAGGAAATACTGCTCAATGTGCTCAACAAGGTTTTCATTGGCCGGCTCCAACCCTTTCTGGGGGCGCTGGACACAATACAGTTTGAATTGGGCCCGGCTCTGCTTGACCTGTACACAGGCACAGCCTATGAAGTGCAATTGCAGTTTTATTTTGGCGAGTTGCCAGACTCAGCAATGACCAGGCTGAAAGCGGCCATCAAAGAACACATAGCTTTGTGGCAACAACTGCAGCAATCCTGCCGTATGGAGTTGGCTCCGGGCAGTGCCGGCGGCGAGCAAGCAACTTCGCAGGAATAAATTTTCCGGGAGCCATAGATTGTGGTGCTGCAAGCAGCCAATATAGAGTTTTTGCAGTGCGGCGCCATTCGGGGCCCGCAGATATCCGGAAGCAGCCATGGCAGATCCTAAAACCCTCATCCAGTTGATAGAAACCCAGTTTGGCAAGGGGCATCAATCCCTTGGCTACGATTCATTGAAAATCCAGGATGATGGCGTCAACGGCAGCTTTCAGATCACCTATGGTCGCTGCCAGGCCAAAGAGCAGGACAAGCTCAGATATCTTATTGAAATGTATGTTGAAAACGAAGGTGTTTTCAGTGATGACTTTGTTCCCTTCCTTGACAGGATAGGTACTGAATCCCTGGTCAGTCACGAGGGTTTTCATCAACTGTTGGTACAGGCCGCCAACGACGACCCCATAATGCGCCAAACCCAGGACGCCTTCTTCGATACCTTTTACTGGGATCCGGCCAAGGCTTGGTGCGAGGCCCACGGCTTGATGTGTCCGCTATCTTTGCTGGTGATCTACGACTCCTTCGTTCAGTCCGGATGCGTGCCTTTATTCCTGCGCAAGCGTTTCAGTGAAAAGCCACCTTCCAAGGGCGGAGACGAGCATAAGTGGCTGGCGGCCTACGTGGAAGCCCGGCACCAATGGCTCAAATACCACAAACGCCGGGAACTGCGCGCCGGCACGGCCCATACCCAGATGTTCCGCGCTGAAATGGCGCGAGGAAATTGGGACTTAAGCCAGACACCAATAATGGTGGAAGGGGTGCCGATCGGTTAAGCTGCCTTAGCCCTGGCGGGCGAGAAACTG is part of the Shewanella cyperi genome and encodes:
- a CDS encoding chitosanase; this encodes MADPKTLIQLIETQFGKGHQSLGYDSLKIQDDGVNGSFQITYGRCQAKEQDKLRYLIEMYVENEGVFSDDFVPFLDRIGTESLVSHEGFHQLLVQAANDDPIMRQTQDAFFDTFYWDPAKAWCEAHGLMCPLSLLVIYDSFVQSGCVPLFLRKRFSEKPPSKGGDEHKWLAAYVEARHQWLKYHKRRELRAGTAHTQMFRAEMARGNWDLSQTPIMVEGVPIG
- a CDS encoding DUF3080 family protein yields the protein MSACTPNAEDLWKDYQDRLERVLVQSLSSKTTPSDVPVFVPPPKRRWPDAQVNISLLQLAKIAQCPLGRLIAEHNNSLGKVAQPSQRLAYQLNFIRLAPECIASLNKAQSDEAALRSVLQAERQAKIGSAMQDLRFMLEQDSTLRQKLAPGHGLDSRQPLGGLSETQLAFNMLFVLKQAIALADWEKLNTESVEQALGELHRSDLIAGYMLSLAQSLTALEGLNQELSQAKGFLCQPGRNKNRQEILLNVLNKVFIGRLQPFLGALDTIQFELGPALLDLYTGTAYEVQLQFYFGELPDSAMTRLKAAIKEHIALWQQLQQSCRMELAPGSAGGEQATSQE